The sequence below is a genomic window from Polaribacter vadi.
GTTCAGCATAAAAAGGATGTCGTTTCAATCCTTAACGCATATCGCAAATTCAAAAGGAAAGTTGTAAAAATAAGCGAATAGATATTACTAAACCTCAAAGGTTTTCAAAACCCGTGAGGTTTTTATTTCATCAAACTTAATTAAAAAAAAATCACCCTTTTTTACCAAAATTTAGGCTATGTTATCTATGTCCCTATATGGTCAATACTAAAAAAAAACCACTAATTTTTACGATAATTTAAGGTACGTTTTTAGTTGTTCCCTTTCTTAAAAATATTTTCACTTTATTTTCTACTGTTTTTTTAATCAAAAGCCTAAATTTGCCAAACAACACAACAACATGAGTCAAGAAGTTTCAAAACGTTACGCACAAAGAGGAGTATCAGCATCTAAAGAAGATGTACACAATGCAATTAAGAATATCGATAAAGGATTATTCCCTAAAGCATTCTGTAAAATTGTACCAGATTATTTAACAAATGATGAAGATTATTGTTTAATAATGCACGCAGATGGAGCAGGAACAAAATCTTCTTTGGCTTATATGTATTGGAAAGAAACTGGCGATATTTCTGTATGGAAAGGCATTGCTCAAGATGCTTTAATTATGAATATCGACGATTTATTGTGTGTTGGTGCCACCAATAATATTATGTTGTCCTCTACAATTGGAAGAAATAAAAGTAAAATTCCTGGTGAAGTTTTATCAGCAATTATCAACGGAACAGAAGAACTGATTGAAGACTTAAAAGGTTTTGGAGTTACTATTCATTCAACAGGAGGAGAAACTGCAGATGTTGGAGATTTGGTAAGAACCATTATTGTAGACTCTACAGTAACTGCAAGAATGAAACGTTCTGAAGTTATTGATAACGCAAATATAAAAGCTGGAGATGTAATTGTTGGTTTAGAATCTTTTGGACAAGCAAGTTATGAAACTGAATATAATGGAGGTATGGGTTCTAATGGATTAACGTCTGCAAGACACGATGTTTTTCATAAGTATTTAGCCGAAAAATATCCAGAAAGTTTTGATGCTGCTGTTCCAGAAGAATTAGTGTATTCAGGAAATACAAAATTAACAGATGAGGTAGCAAATTCGCCTATTGATGCTGGTAAATTGGTTTTATCGCCAACAAGAACCTATGCACCAATTATCAAAGAAATTTTATCGAAATTCAATGCAGAGAATGTGCATGGAATGATTCATTGTTCTGGAGGTGCACAAACTAAAATTTTACACTTTGTAGACAATTTGCATATTGTAAAAGACAATATGTTTCCAATTCCACCATTATTTAAATTGATTCAAGAACAATCAAAAACAGATTGGAAAGAAATGTATCAAGTTTTTAATTGTGGACACAGAATGGAACTCTACGTTTCTCAAGAAATTGCAGCAGACATTATTGCAATCTCTAAATCTTTTAAGGTGGATGCTAAAATTGTGGGTAGAGTAGAAACTTCAGAAACTAAAAAATTAACGATTAAAAGTGAATTTGGAACCTTTGAGTATTCGTAGATTGCTGTTTATGAATAAAAAATTTAGTTATAATTTATTTTAAGAAAAGATTTTATTTTATAAATCAACTTGGAGTAAAGTGTCATTAATTTTTTGAAATGAAGTTCAATATTGTATTTCGAAAATTGGATTCAGTTTTTCAATTTCATCACTATTGAAAAAGTTTGAATTATAATTATGAAAAATTCTTAATTTCTATTTGTTATATTCGGATGTTGGCTACAGTTTTTTTATTTCTCCATTTACTAAATCTTCAAGTTCGTAAGCACACTGTAAAATCTTATCAATATTCTCAATGTTTAAATTCAAATCATCATTTAACTGTCTATTTATTATGTGTTTTTGGATTAAGTAAGGTAATTTATCAAGTTCATTCCGAATATTTAAACTTATATTCAAGGAATTAAGGGTTATACGAATTAAATCGTTAGCTTTTAATTCAAGACTTTTAGATATTTCATCTATTCTAATTAATGATAATTTTTGGAAATTGATTTTACTTTCTATAAACTTATCAATTTCGATTTGAGAATTTTCACTTTGTAATAGTTCAAACTTTTCAATAAATTTGATATGACTCGTTTTTAAATCAGATTCATTCTCAATATTTAATGATATTTCTTTTTGAAAAATGATTAAGTCTTTCAGGTATTTGTGATTATGAATTATTATTTCTGTTCTTATGTCTATTGTTTTATCTAACACATTATTTAATGCAATACTTAATTCCTCCTTTTTTTTATCTTTTTTTGAGTGTATTCTTTTTATAAAATATGAACTGATATTCCATATAAGGACAGAAACTGTTCCTATAAATGCATAGCTAATAATTTTTTCCAAATTCTTTGATTTTATTTCTCATTTTAATTACTGCCAACGTGTTTGTGTACTGAAAGTTGCGTTTAAAGTGAACTTCAATTTTCCGAAGGAAAATTGAAGTTTACAGAAATGCAACTAACTTTGATTAAGCTAAAAATAAGCAATTTTTATTACACGTTGTTGTGCAACGTTTTTATTTTTTCAATTATTGGTTCAAGGAATTTATTAATATCATTTCTCCATAAATAATTTGGATGATATGTTCTAAATGCTGGTGCTAAATTTGAAAGTTCCATTTCGCAAAGTTGTCTTTCCGAAAAACCATTTATCGATTTTCTTCCTAATTTTTTAAATGATTTTTTAATATGCCCATCATAATTTGGTCCAGAAAAAAACACTAATAAATCAGGTTTAAGTATTTCAATTTCTTTCTGAATTACATTGAAGTGTTCAAATTGTATTTCTTGAATACTTGCAAATGGTGCACCTTTTCCACATTTACCAACTTTTATAACATTATTCCAAACTAAACCCACTTTTCCATCTATTTCTTGTTCAGCCAATTCAACGAATCTGCTTATTCCATTCCAAAATTGTCCACCATAAGAATAACAGTCATTACTTAAAAAAAAATCTTCATAGAGATTAAATATCGGTTCTACTTTTCCGTGAAATTCACCTTTATTTTCTTCAGAATACCAATAATTTGTTTCTTGTCCGAAAATCATAATTTTGAAATCTGCATTTGCATATTTTTCATCGATTTTTAGTAATAATGGATTCGTAGCTTTATCTGAATGTTCTAAAGATTTATTTTTTTCAGTAAGTAAATCTGCAAGTTTAGAATATTTATTTTTATATAATTCAAGCAAACTTAGATTCGTTTTTTGGATGTTCATTTTTCAGTGTAATTTTTTTTAATGTTGCACAATTCGTCATATAACAACTTTTATCAAACATATCCCATAAAACAAACGTGATATGATAATTTTTATATTACTGTTGTTCCGTAAATATAATTTATTTAATTCAATAATTTAAATCTCAACAATCTAACTTATTGTATTTCAAATAACTTAAAAACCAAACAAAAAAAAGCCACTAAAAAATTAGTGGCTTTCTATAGTTAAAATATTTTGTAAAATTACTGTACTTCAATAACTCCACAAGCAACTCTTGCTCCAGCTGCTCCAGAAGGTTGAGATTTAAAATCATCTACTCCTGCATGTACAATAATTCCTTTGCCAACAATGTTTTTAGTTTCATCATCGCCATTTATAGCCCAGAAATCGCTTTCTTTTTCTATGGTTGCAACACCATTTTCATCTGCTTCTAAGTTTCCAATATCTCCACTATGGAAATCTCCTTCTTTCCATTTTCCATGATCATGTCCTGATGGATTCCAGTGTCCTCCAGCAGAGGTTCCATCATCAGAAGAGCAATCTCCATTTTCGTGAATATGAATGGCTTGCGTTCCTCCAGGTGTTAAACCTTTAATGGTTGCTTTCAACATTACTTTTCCATTACTTTCTGTAAAAGTTAAGGTTCCAGTAACATTACTTCCGCTTTTTGGAGATAAATTAGCGACTGCTGTTTTGTCTGCATTTTCTGTACAAGAGAATAATGCTAAACAGCAAACTAAGATTCCTGTTTTTAAAGTATTCAGTTTTAAATTTTTCATATGTAATCTCTAATTTTAGTTAATAATTATTTTCTGTTTGGATACCAGTTCCATTGAACTACTTCAATATCCGTATTTTTTTCGTTTACAATTGTTTTAAACTTTTCAACATCACTTAAACCTTCAGTTCCTCTGTAATGATAAGGATATACTTTTGTTGGTTTAAAAGCTAAAACACCATCAGCAGCACTTTCTACAGTCATTGTATAAGGTAAGTTCATACACACAAAAGCTTTGTCGATATTTTTTAAATTGCGCATTTCAGGAATGTCTTCTGTATCTCCAGAAAAGTAAATTCGTTCATTATCAATCGTTAAAACATAACCATTTCCTCTTCCTTTAGGATGAAACTTTAAAGCTTCTTCTCTTAAATTATACATGGGTATTGCTTCAACTTTAAAATTGTCGAAACTTTTTTCTTCATTATTATTGATGACAATTATTTCTTTTACTTTTAAATCACTTAGTTGTTTTGCAACAGCTTCTGGAGCAATAATAGTAGTGTTTTCTAGATCTAACCCTGCTAGAGTTTCTTTGTCCATATGATCTCCATGAATGTCTGTAATTAAAACATAATGGGCATTTTCAAAATCATTAAAAGCCTCTGAACCACCAGTTGGATCTAAATACATCATAGTATCATCGAACTCAATCACTGCAGTTGCATGACTTATTGGTGTTATTTTAGTGCTAGAAATTGCTATTGACTCTTCAATAGGAGTCGTTTCTTTATCAGCAGTTTTTTTTACATCATTTTTACAAGCAAAAAAAATAGTTGCAAAAAGAGTTCCTAAGATAAGTTGTTTTTTCATTTTTAGAATTTTGTTTAACTCAAAGATAAGAATAATGAAAAAAAATCTTGGTATCATTTCTTTAAATTCTTTTATCTTCGTTTTTTAAAAAATTGATAATGAGTAGAAAAATTAAAGATTATCTGGTAATTGGTTTGAAAGGAATGGCAATGGGTGCTGCAGATGTAGTTCCAGGAGTTTCTGGAGGTACCATTGCTTTTATATCTGGTATTTACGAAGAATTATTAGGTTCTATTAGCAACGTAAATCTAGGGTTGTTTAAAACGTTGAAAAAAGATGGATTTAAAGCGGCTTGGAAACAATTAAATGGTAATTTTCTATTAGCCTTATTTATCGGTATTTTTATTAGTATTGTTTCTTTAGCAAAAGCCATTAAATATCTATTAGAAAATGAGCCTATTTTATTATGGTCTTTCTTTTTTGGTTTGGTATTGGCGAGTATTATTTATATCGCAAAGCAAATTACAAAATGGAATTTTATATCCATAATCATCTTGGTTTTAGGTGCATTTTTAGCGTATTATATTACTACTTTAAATCCGTTAGTTTCTGAAAGTTCATCTTCCTTATATATTTTATTTGCAGGTGCTATTGCAATTTGTGCAATGATTTTACCAGGAATTTCAGGTTCTTTTATTTTGGTTTTATTAGGTGCTTACAAACCAATTTTAGATGCTGTTACCAATAGAGATTTTAAAACGATTATCATTTTTATGACAGGTGCAGTTGTTGGTTTATTAGCATTTTCTAAAGTTTTAAAATGGTTGTTTGTCAATTATAAAAACTACACATTAGCAGTTTTAACTGGTTTTATAATCGGTTCTTTAAACAAAATTTGGCCTTGGAAAGAAACCTTAACTTGGCGAACAAATTCTCATGGACTCAAAGTACCTTTTAATCAACAAAGCGTTTCTCCTTTATCTTTTGAGGGCGATTCTCAATTAATGCCAGCCATTATTTTGGCAATTGTTGGTTTTGCGCTTATTTTATTGATGGAAAAATTAGCTGTTAAAAAACAGTAAATGCTACAAGAAAGAACTTTTCCGCAAAAAGTAATGTTGTTCTTTAAAGGGCTAGCAATGGGTGCTGCTAATAAAGTTCCTGGCGTTTCTGGAGGAACCGTTTCTTTTGTTTTAGGTTTTTATGAGGAGCTGATTTACTCTTTTCAAAAAGTGAATCTTAAAGCCTTAAAATTATTATTGGCAGGAGAGTTCAAGAAATTTTATCACTACACAAATGCGCAATTTATTTTCCTTGTAATGGGTGGAAGTATCTTCAGTTATTTTAGCGTTTCTTTACTATTAGATTATTTTTTGAAAAATTACGAACTCTATGTTTGGAGCTGGTTTTTTGGAATGATCATTGGCTCGATTTATTATATAGGGAAAGATTTTGGAGGTTGGACAAAAAGGAATTTTATTTCGTTAGTTGTTGGAGCAAGTATTGGTTTAGGAATTAGTTTTTTAACACCAGCAATTGAAAACGATAATCTTTGGTTTGTGTTTATTTGTGGAATTATTGGTGTTACAGGAATGACATTGCCTGGACTTTCTGGTTCTTTTATTTTAATATTATTGGGCAATTATGTGTTGCTGTTGGTAGATTCTGTAAATGTTTTGTTAAATGTAATGACCAATCTACTTACTGGTAATTTTGATGTTTTATCAGATCCTATAAAAGTGAGATATTTAAAAATAATCGCTGTATTTACAAGTGGTTCTGCATTTGGTTTAGTGACTATTTCTCATCTTTTAGGCTATGTTTTAAAACATTATCATAAAATTGTAAATGCTGTTATTATTGGTTTTATAACAGGTTCTTTAGGCATTGTTTGGCCTTGGAAAAAAACAATATATGTAACTGATAATGGTGTAATTTCTTTAGATTCAAAAGGAAATAAAATAGTAGAAAATTACGAACGTTTTATACCAGAAATTTTAAATTTAGAAACAGTGTTAGCGCTATTCTTTATATTTTTGGGAATCGGATTAATATTAGCAATCGATTATTATGATAGGAGAAGAAAAAATAAATTATATGGTTTGTTAGGAAAAAATATTTCCTATTCATTTTCAAGAGGATATTTTACGGATAAGTTTGAAAAATTAAAACTTAAAAAAAGTAAATATGTAAATTTCGATTTGCAAAATATAGAAGACTTTCCAACAATTATAGATGAAAATGAGCACTTAAAAGGCATTAATGTAACCATTCCTTACAAAGAAGAAATTATTCCTTTTTTGAGTAAGATTGATAAAACTGCTAAAAAAATTGGTGCTGTAAACACAATCAAGTTTACAAAAAGAGGTAATTTAAAAGGCTATAATTCAGATGTGGTTGGATTTGAAAATTCTTTAATTCCGTTGTTAAAAAAACATCATAAAAGAGCTTTAATTTTAGGAACTGGAGGCGCATCCAAAGCAATTGCATACGCTTTAAAAAGAAATGATATTAAATACAAATTTGTTTCTAGAAATCCTGAAGGAAAAAAAGAAATTTCGTACAACAGTTTAACGAAAGAAGTTATGGAGAAACATACAATTATTATTAATTCTACACCTTTAGGAACCTTTCCAGATATTGATAAATGTCCGAATATTCCTTATCAGTTTATCACAAAAAACCATATTTTATACGATTTAATCTACAATCCAGCAATTTCTACTTTTTTATCAAAAGGAAAAGAAAAAGAAGCAATTACTAAAAATGGTTTGCAAATGTTAGAGTTACAAGCAGAAGAATCGTGGAGAATTTGGAATCAATAATCATAAATAATAAATTTTACTTATAATGATAACTTGTGATTGCCATAAGTTGTCTGTATTTTTACAAACAATATAATTATAGTATTATATTAAGACCTTTAAACATTGTATATATGTTAGATAATGCCAATCAAAATTTAGACAAAAACGAGTTAACATCTGGAGAAACAGAAAATAACGTAGAAAGTAGTAAACAAGAAACTGTTGCACAAACTACAGAAGAAGAAACCTCAAAAGATGTTGAAGTTGTTCAAGAAGCTACTGAATTAAAAGAAGAAAAAAAAGCTGAAATTATTGATGAAAATAAAGAGGCTGTAGATGAAATTGAAAAATCTGTAGCAGAAAATTCAGAGAATAATGACACTAAAGAAAATGCTCAGGAAGAAGTTGAAGCTGTAAATTATTCCAAATTTAGTCTTGAGGAATTAGTAGCAAGTCTTAAAAAGATTATAAGCGACAATCCTGTTCAGAAAATAAAAGTGCAAGTAGAAGAGGTTAAAAGCGCTTTTAATAAAAAGTTTGGAGCTTTTGTTGCAGAAAAGAAAAAAGCTTTTTTGGCTGAAGGTGGAAACAGTATCGATTTTCAGTTTTCGTTACCAGTTAAAGAAGAATACAATTCTTTATTATCTGAATATAAAAAGAAAAGAGACGCTTATTACATCGAAATTGACAAACAATTAAACTCTAACTTAGAGAAAAGAGTAAAGGTTATCGAAGATTTAAAGGAGCTAATAGATGAGGCAGATGCCACAACTATGTATAAAAAATTCAAGGATATTCAAGATTCTTGGAGATCCATTGGTCCTGTACCAAAAACGTATTATAATGATACTTGGAAAATTTATCATCATCATGTAGAGCGTTTTTACGACTTATTAAACTTAAGTAACGATTTTAGAGATTTAGAGTTTAAAAATAATTTAGAGCAAAAATTACAGATTATAGAAAAAGCGAAGTCTTTAGCTAATGAAGCTGATGTAAATTTTGCATCGAAAGAACTGCAAGATCTGCACAAAATTTGGAAAGAAGATATTGGACCAGTTGCCAGTGAAATGCGTGAAGAAATTTGGCATAAATTTAGTGAAGCAACTAAAATAATTCATGATAAAAGACATGATTATTTTAAAGAAATGCGTTCTAAATATCAGCAAATTACTGAGAAGAAATTAGAAGTTATTGAAGCTATTAATGCGTATGATACTTCTAATAATAAAAATCATAGTGATTGGCAAAAAAGTATAAACGATATTGAAGCGTTAAGAAAACAATATTTTAATGCAGGTAAATTGCCTTATACTAAAAGTGAAGAAGTTTGGCAAAAATTTAAAAAAGCGACAAAGAAATTTAACAGTGCCAAAAATGTTTTTTACAAAGAGGAAAAGAATTGGCAACAAGAAAATTTAAAAAAGAAAATTGCATTAATTGAAATAGCTGAGTCTTTAAAAGAAAGTGAAGACTGGGAAAATGCGACAAATACATTAAAGAAAGTACAAGCAGATTGGAAAGATATTGGGCATGTACCTCGTAAATTTTCTGATGATATTTGGAAACGTTTTAAAGCAGCTTGTAATCATTATTTTGATAGATTACATCAACAGAAAAATAACGTAAGTAAAGAAGAACAAGCAAACGTTACTGTTAAAAAAGAGTTTTTAGAAAACTTAAAGGAAACGAAACTAGCTACTAAAGAAGCAATTTTAAGTGCTATAAAAGATTGGAGAGCATTAGGTACTTTGCCAAGAAACATGCGACATTTAGAAGGGAAGTTTAACAAGCAAATAGATAAAATGTTTGAAACTTTGTCTTTAGATAAAGCTGAGATTTCTATGTTAAAGTTTACAACAGTTGTAGATGGTTATGTAGCTGATAATGATCAGAGAAAATTAGAGTCAGAGCAATTTTTTATTAGAAAAAAGATAGATGAAGCGACTAAAGAAATTCAACAATTAGAAAATAATTTAGGTTTCTTTTCCAATGCAAAACCAAACAATCCTTTAGTGATGAATGTAAAAAATCAAGTAGCTAAATTTAAAGAAGATGTTTTAATCTGGGAGCAAAAATTAAATTATCTTAAAAAT
It includes:
- a CDS encoding AIR synthase related protein, coding for MSQEVSKRYAQRGVSASKEDVHNAIKNIDKGLFPKAFCKIVPDYLTNDEDYCLIMHADGAGTKSSLAYMYWKETGDISVWKGIAQDALIMNIDDLLCVGATNNIMLSSTIGRNKSKIPGEVLSAIINGTEELIEDLKGFGVTIHSTGGETADVGDLVRTIIVDSTVTARMKRSEVIDNANIKAGDVIVGLESFGQASYETEYNGGMGSNGLTSARHDVFHKYLAEKYPESFDAAVPEELVYSGNTKLTDEVANSPIDAGKLVLSPTRTYAPIIKEILSKFNAENVHGMIHCSGGAQTKILHFVDNLHIVKDNMFPIPPLFKLIQEQSKTDWKEMYQVFNCGHRMELYVSQEIAADIIAISKSFKVDAKIVGRVETSETKKLTIKSEFGTFEYS
- a CDS encoding superoxide dismutase family protein, which produces MKNLKLNTLKTGILVCCLALFSCTENADKTAVANLSPKSGSNVTGTLTFTESNGKVMLKATIKGLTPGGTQAIHIHENGDCSSDDGTSAGGHWNPSGHDHGKWKEGDFHSGDIGNLEADENGVATIEKESDFWAINGDDETKNIVGKGIIVHAGVDDFKSQPSGAAGARVACGVIEVQ
- a CDS encoding MBL fold metallo-hydrolase, whose translation is MKKQLILGTLFATIFFACKNDVKKTADKETTPIEESIAISSTKITPISHATAVIEFDDTMMYLDPTGGSEAFNDFENAHYVLITDIHGDHMDKETLAGLDLENTTIIAPEAVAKQLSDLKVKEIIVINNNEEKSFDNFKVEAIPMYNLREEALKFHPKGRGNGYVLTIDNERIYFSGDTEDIPEMRNLKNIDKAFVCMNLPYTMTVESAADGVLAFKPTKVYPYHYRGTEGLSDVEKFKTIVNEKNTDIEVVQWNWYPNRK
- a CDS encoding DUF368 domain-containing protein translates to MSRKIKDYLVIGLKGMAMGAADVVPGVSGGTIAFISGIYEELLGSISNVNLGLFKTLKKDGFKAAWKQLNGNFLLALFIGIFISIVSLAKAIKYLLENEPILLWSFFFGLVLASIIYIAKQITKWNFISIIILVLGAFLAYYITTLNPLVSESSSSLYILFAGAIAICAMILPGISGSFILVLLGAYKPILDAVTNRDFKTIIIFMTGAVVGLLAFSKVLKWLFVNYKNYTLAVLTGFIIGSLNKIWPWKETLTWRTNSHGLKVPFNQQSVSPLSFEGDSQLMPAIILAIVGFALILLMEKLAVKKQ
- a CDS encoding shikimate dehydrogenase family protein; this translates as MLGKNISYSFSRGYFTDKFEKLKLKKSKYVNFDLQNIEDFPTIIDENEHLKGINVTIPYKEEIIPFLSKIDKTAKKIGAVNTIKFTKRGNLKGYNSDVVGFENSLIPLLKKHHKRALILGTGGASKAIAYALKRNDIKYKFVSRNPEGKKEISYNSLTKEVMEKHTIIINSTPLGTFPDIDKCPNIPYQFITKNHILYDLIYNPAISTFLSKGKEKEAITKNGLQMLELQAEESWRIWNQ
- a CDS encoding DUF349 domain-containing protein — encoded protein: MLDNANQNLDKNELTSGETENNVESSKQETVAQTTEEETSKDVEVVQEATELKEEKKAEIIDENKEAVDEIEKSVAENSENNDTKENAQEEVEAVNYSKFSLEELVASLKKIISDNPVQKIKVQVEEVKSAFNKKFGAFVAEKKKAFLAEGGNSIDFQFSLPVKEEYNSLLSEYKKKRDAYYIEIDKQLNSNLEKRVKVIEDLKELIDEADATTMYKKFKDIQDSWRSIGPVPKTYYNDTWKIYHHHVERFYDLLNLSNDFRDLEFKNNLEQKLQIIEKAKSLANEADVNFASKELQDLHKIWKEDIGPVASEMREEIWHKFSEATKIIHDKRHDYFKEMRSKYQQITEKKLEVIEAINAYDTSNNKNHSDWQKSINDIEALRKQYFNAGKLPYTKSEEVWQKFKKATKKFNSAKNVFYKEEKNWQQENLKKKIALIEIAESLKESEDWENATNTLKKVQADWKDIGHVPRKFSDDIWKRFKAACNHYFDRLHQQKNNVSKEEQANVTVKKEFLENLKETKLATKEAILSAIKDWRALGTLPRNMRHLEGKFNKQIDKMFETLSLDKAEISMLKFTTVVDGYVADNDQRKLESEQFFIRKKIDEATKEIQQLENNLGFFSNAKPNNPLVMNVKNQVAKFKEDVLIWEQKLNYLKNLDN